The Panacibacter microcysteis DNA window AGTATAAAATTAGGCTTGTAATGCACGGTTTTCAATAGCTATATCAGGCTATTTTGAATTGTTGATTTACACAGTGGGAAGTGCTATCATGGAGAAGTTGGTTTACAAGGGCAAAAAGCCAGATGAAATAACAATAGACAGATATTAATAGAAAGAGAGGAGTGGAGAATACCGGATTCGAACCGGTGGCCTCTTGCATGCCATGCAAGCGCTCTAGCCAACTGAGCTAATTCCCCAATGGGCAGCAAAAATAGTGTTCCTGTTTAAACAAGCAAAAAAGAATAATGATCTTTGGTAATTTAATGGATGTAAGGCATAAAAAGGAGTGGGGCGGCACTTGCTGAAATGCAGGATGAAGTACAAGAGTGCGACGCAACCACAGCCAAATAGTAGCAATACAGCCGGGCACAGCATAAAAAAAGCCCGCCATGTAGCGGGCCTGCAATATTTTACTGTACGTGATTATGATATTTTTTCTACCTGTATGTAGTTTAGTTCAACCGGGGTAGAACGGCCAAATATTTTTACCGTTACCTTCAGTTTTTTCTTTTCATCATTCACTTCTTCGATAACACCGTTGAAATCGTTGAATGGTCCTTCAATAATTTTAATGGTTTCACCTACTATAAATGGTTCACTGAGTGTTACACCCTGGTCATTCATCTCATCAACCTTACCAAGCATCTTATTTACTTCAGACTTGCGGAGCGATATAATATTTCCTTTTGAGCCTTTCCCGTCTGTAAGAAAGTGCATAATGTTGGAAATATTACTGATGTGGTGAATAATGTCATCTGTAAGTTTTCCATCTGCCACTTCGAGCATTACGTAACCCGGGAAATAGTTTTTTTCGCGCATCACTTTTTTTCCGTTCTGCACTTTGTAAACTTTTTCCATTGGAAGAAATACCTGTTTGATGATTTCTGTCCAGCCACTGCGGGCTATGTCTTTATCAAGATATTCTTTTACTTTCCTTTCTTTACCGCTTACCACACGCAACACATACCATTTGGTTTCCGCCTGCTGCACATCCTGCTGTACGTCCTGTGTATCTGTCATGGTTGCTTACTTAAAAAGTGAATAGATCAGTTTCAGTACTTCGCTGCTTGCAAAGTCCATTAAAGATACCATAAGCATGATTAATATGGTGGCA harbors:
- the nusG gene encoding transcription termination/antitermination protein NusG, with the translated sequence MTDTQDVQQDVQQAETKWYVLRVVSGKERKVKEYLDKDIARSGWTEIIKQVFLPMEKVYKVQNGKKVMREKNYFPGYVMLEVADGKLTDDIIHHISNISNIMHFLTDGKGSKGNIISLRKSEVNKMLGKVDEMNDQGVTLSEPFIVGETIKIIEGPFNDFNGVIEEVNDEKKKLKVTVKIFGRSTPVELNYIQVEKIS